The following proteins come from a genomic window of Oncorhynchus mykiss isolate Arlee chromosome 19, USDA_OmykA_1.1, whole genome shotgun sequence:
- the rock2a gene encoding rho-associated protein kinase 2 isoform X1 has translation MSLGAERRMENRLKKLEAMIKDPRSAINLESLLDSINAFVLDLDYPALRKNKNVETFLNRYEKVMGHLRDFQMKSEDFDRVKVIGRGAFGEVQLVRHKASQKVYAMKLLSKFEMIKRSDSAFFWEERDIMAFANSPWVVQLCCAFQDDRYLYMVMEYMPGGDLVNLTSTYDVPEKWARFYTAEVVMALDAIHSLGFIHRDVKPDNMLLDRHGHLKLADFGTCMKMDSTGMVHCDTAVGTPDYISPEVLKSQGGDGYYGRECDWWSVGVFIFEMLVGDTPFYADSLVGTYSKIMDHKNSLNFPDDVEISKDAKNLICAFLTDREVRLGRNGVEEIKRHPFFKNDQWNFDSIRNTAAPVVPELSSDIDTSNFDEIEDDKGDVETFPTPKAFVGNQLPFVGFTYFKEDQLLSGVNNSTVVTVNSTALKGESAKLQKKLHQLEEQLNNEMQTKDELEHKCRTSTSRLEKISKELDEETSSRKALESSLRQLEREKALLQHKTVESHRKAESEADRKRCLENEVNSLRDQLDDMKKRNQNSHISNEKNIHLQRQLDEANALLRAEQEAATRLRKAQTEAGKQLQALEAGGRELQDKCCLLERSKLTLEKECIGLQAALEAERREHSQGSETIADMQGRISGLEDEVRQVRQALSKAETEKRLLQEKLTDLEKEKSSKEIDMTYKLKVLQQGLEQEEASHKATKARLADKSKIESIEGAKSEAMKGKALPELSDMEQKLQEERASKLRVENRMLELEKHSSMLDCDYKQSLQKLDELRRHKERLTEEVKNLTLKIEQETQKRSLTQNDLKAQNQQLNTLRTSEKQLKQEANHLLEIKRSLEKQNQELRKERQDSDGQMKELQDQLEAEQYFSTLYKTQVRELKEECEEKSKLYKDMQQSLQELQEERDSLAAQLEITLTKADSEQLARSIAEEQYSDLEKEKIMKELELKEMMARHKQELVEKDITIGSLEEANRTLTSDVANLANEKEELNNKLKETLEELQTSKDDEQQMSQMKLTFEKQLQSEKTLKTQAVNKLAEIMNRKEVRAAGSRRGNDTDVRRKEKENRKLQLELRSEKEKLNSTIIKYQREINDMQAQIADESQVRIELQMALDSKDSDIEQLHNLLSSANVSSLESASLSSGPDFDADDAYTEMRLAGWLSLPVRNNTKKFGWERKYVVVSSKKILFYNSEQDKELSNPYMVLDIDKLFHVRPVTQTDVYRADAKEIPRIFQILYANEGECKKEPEFPVELASGEKSSYICHKGHEFIPTLYHFPTNCEACTKPLWNMFKPPPALECRRCHIKCHKDHMDKKEEIIAPCRVNYDVSTAKNLLLLAVSQEEQQKWVGRLVKKIPKKPPAPEHFSRSSPRSSMKVQPSQSMRRPSRQLPPSKSSPPRSHTPRMRREDSKSGHRHKS, from the exons GATTCTATCAATGCCTTCGTTCTAGATCTAGACTACCCTGCCCTACggaaaaacaaaaatgtagaaaCCTTTTTAAACAGAT ATGAGAAGGTGATGGGGCACCTACGGGACTTTCAGATGAAGTCTGAGGACTTTGACAGGGTGAAGGTGATCGGCAGAGGGGCGTTTGGGGAGGTTCAGCTG GTTCGACACAAAGCCTCTCAGAAAGTGTACGCCATGAAGCTGCTGAGCAAGTTTGAGATGATAAAACGCTCAGACTCTGCCTTTTTCTGGGAGGAGAGGGATATTATGGCCTTCGCCAACAGTCCCTGGGTCGTACAA TTGTGCTGTGCCTTCCAAGATGACCGTTACCTCTACATGGTGATGGAGTACATGCCTGGAGGGGACCTGGTGAACCTCACCAGTACCTACGATGTGCCTGAGAAGTGGGCCCGGTTCTACACGGCCGAGGTGGTCATGGCACTGGATGCCATCCACTCCCTGGGTTTCATCCACCGCGACGTCAAGCCTGACAACATGCTCCTGGACCGCCACGGACACCTCAAACTGGCCGACTTCGGAACCTGCATGAAGATGGACTCT ACTGGGATGGTGCACTGTGACACAGCGGTTGGCACTCCAGACTACATCTCTCCAGAGGTTCTAAAGTCGCAGGGTGGAGATGGTTACTACGGACGGGAATGTGACTGGTGGTCTGTAGGGGTCTTCATCTTCGAGATGCTAGTCG GTGACACACCATTCTATGCCGACTCCCTTGTTGGAACATACAGTAAGATCATGGATCACAAGAATTCCCTCAACTTTCCAGATGACGTAGAGATCTCCAAAGATGCCAAAAACCTCATCTGTGCCTTCCTGACAGACAG GGAGGTGCGACTGGGCCGCAACGGGGTGGAGGAGATCAAACGACACCCCTTTTTCAAGAATGACCAATGGAACTTCGACAGCATCAGAAACA CGGCGGCTCCTGTGGTTCCAGAGTTGAGCAGTGACATTGACACTAGCAACTTTGATGAGATAGAAGATGACAAGGGTGACGTGGAGACCTTTCCTACTCCTAAGGCTTTTGTGGGAAACCAGCTTCCTTTCGTCGGCTTCACATACTTCAAGGAAGACCA GTTACTAAGCGGTGTGAATAACTCTACAGTTGTGACCGTGAACTCAACAGCCTTGAAAGGAGAG TCGGCCAAGCTACAGAAGAAACTCCACCAGCTGGAAGAGCAGCTCAATAATGAGATGCAGACCAAAGATGAGCTGGAACACAAGTGCAG AACTTCCACCAGTCGTCTAGAGAAAATCTCCAAAGAACTTGATGAAGAG ACGAGTAGTAGAAAGGCTCTGGAGTCGAGTCTgaggcagctggagagagagaaggctctACTGCAGCACAAGACTGTGGAGAGCCACCGCAAGGCCGAAAGCGAGGCCGACCGGAAACGCTGCCTGGAGAACGAGG TCAACAGCCTCCGAGACCAGCTGGACGATATGAAGAAAAGAAATCAGAACTCGCACATATCCAACGAGAAGAACATTCACTTACAAAGACAG CTGGACGAGGCCAATGCTCTATTGCGTGCGGAGCAGGAGGCGGCTACACGGCTGAGGAAGGCCCAGACGGAGGCAGGCAAGCAGCTGCAGGCTCTGGAGGCCGGgggcagagagctgcaggacAAGTGCTGCCTGCTGGAGCGCTCCAAGCTCACTCTGGAGAAAGAGTGTATCGGGCTGCAGGCAGCACtggaggctgagaggagagagcacAGCCAGGGCTCAGAGACCATCGCAGACATGCAGG ggCGAATCTCAGGGCTGGAGGATGAGGTTCGGCAGGTGAGACAAGCCCTATccaaagcagagacagagaagagactaCTACAGGAGAAACTCACCGACCTGGAGAAG GAGAAGAGCAGCAAGGAGATAGACATGACGTACAAGCTGAAGGTGTTGCAGCAGGGGCTGGAGCAGGAGGAGGCGTCGCACAAAGCCACCAAGGCACGGCTCGCAGACAAGAGCAAGATTGAGTCGATCGAGGGCGCCAAGTCTGAGGCCATGAAGGGTAAGGCCCTTCCTGAGTTATCAG ACATGGAGCAGAAGCTGCAGGAGGAGAGGGCATCCAAGCTGCGTGTGGAGAACAGGATGTTGGAGCTGGAGAAACACAGCAGCATGCTGGATTGTGACTATAAGCAGTCCCTACagaaactggatgagctccgcaGGCACAAGGAGAGGCTCACCGAGGAGGTGAAGAACCTAACTTTGAAGATCGAGCAGGAGACCCAGAAGCGCAGTCTGACCCAGAATGACCTGAAGGCCCAGAACCAGCAGCTCAACACCCTGAGGACCTCTGAGAAGCAGCTGAAACAGGAGGCTAACCACCTGCTGGAAATCAAACGCAGCCTGGAGAAACAAAACCAGGAGCTACGCAA AGAAAGGCAGGACTCGGACGGCCAAATGAAGGAACTTCAGGACCAGCTAGAGGCTGAGCAGTATTTTTCG ACGCTGTATAAGACCCAGGTGCGGGAGTTGAAGGAGGAATGTGAAGAGAAGAGCAAGCTCTACAAGGACATGCAGCAATCCCTTCAGGAGTTACAAGAGGAGAG GGACTCCCTGGCGGCGCAGCTGGAGATCACGCTGACCAAGGCGGACTCGGAGCAGCTGGCTCGCTCCATCGCTGAGGAGCAGTACTCCGACCTGGAGAAGGAGAAAATCATGAAGGAGCTGGAGCTCAAAGAGATGATGGCTCGGCACAAGCAGGAGCTGGTCGAGAAGGACATTACCATTGGCTCG CTGGAGGAGGCCAACCGAACCCTCACTAGCGATGTGGCCAACTTAGCCAATGAGAAAGAGGAGCTCAACAACAAACTCAAGGAGACACTTGAAG AGCTGCAGACGTCCAAGGATGATGAGCAGCAGATGAGCCAGATGAAGCTCACGTTTGAGAAGCAGCTCCAGTCAGAGAAAACACTAAAGACCCAG GCTGTGAACAAGCTGGCGGAGATCATGAACAGGAAGGAGGTACGTGCAGCAGGCAGTCGGCGCGGTAATGACACTGATGTGCgcaggaaggagaaggagaacagGAAGTTGCAGCTGGAGCTGAGGTCAGAGAAGGAGAAACTCAACTCCACCATCATCAAGTACCAAAGAGAGATCAACGACATGCAAGCG CAAATAGCAGATGAGAGTCAGGTACGCATCGAGCTGCAGATGGCCCTGGACAGTAAGGACAGTGACATTGAGCAGCTACATAACCTCCTCAGCTCCGCCAACGTCTCCTCCCTAGAATCAGCCAGCCTCAGCAGTGGACCAGACTTTGACGCGGATGACGCCTACACAG aAATGAGACTAGCGGGATGGCTCTCGCTGCCTGTGAGGAACAACACCAAGAAGTTTGGATGGGAGAGAAAG TATGTGGTTGTGAGCAGCAAGAAGATTCTGTTCTATAACAGTGAACAGGACAAAGAGCTATCCAACCCCTACATGGTGCTGGATATTGA TAAACTCTTCCATGTGCGGCCTGTCACTCAAACAGACGTTTACCGTGCTGATGCCAAAGAGATCCCCAGGATATTCCAG ATTCTGTATGCCAATGAGGGAGAGTGTAAGAAGGAGCCAGAGTTCCCAGTGGAGCTGGCCAGTGGAGAGAAGTCCAGCTACATCTGCCACAAGGGCCACGAGTTCATCCCTACGCTCTACCACTTCCCCACCAACTGTGAGGCGTGCACCAAGCCCCTGTGGAACATGTTTAAGCCTCCGCCCGCCCTGGAGTGCAGGCGCTGCCACATCAAGTGCCACAAAGACCACATGGACAAGAAGGAGGAGATCATCGCGCCCTGCAGAG TGAACTATGACGTGTCCACGGCCAAGAACCTGCTGCTGCTGGCCGTGTCTCAGGAGGAACAACAGAAGTGGGTGGGACGTCTGGTCAAGAAGATCCCCAAGAAGCCCCCGGCCCCCGAGCACTTTTCCCGCTCCTCGCCCCGTTCCTCCATGAAGGTCCAGCCCAGCCAGTCCATGAGGCGGCCCAGCAGACAGCTGCCCCCCAGCAAGAGCAG TCCTCCTAGATCACACACCCCCAGGATGCGACGAGAAGACTCCAAAAGTGGCCATCGACACAAATCATGA
- the rock2a gene encoding rho-associated protein kinase 2 isoform X2: MSLGAERRMENRLKKLEAMIKDPRSAINLESLLDSINAFVLDLDYPALRKNKNVETFLNRYEKVMGHLRDFQMKSEDFDRVKVIGRGAFGEVQLVRHKASQKVYAMKLLSKFEMIKRSDSAFFWEERDIMAFANSPWVVQLCCAFQDDRYLYMVMEYMPGGDLVNLTSTYDVPEKWARFYTAEVVMALDAIHSLGFIHRDVKPDNMLLDRHGHLKLADFGTCMKMDSTGMVHCDTAVGTPDYISPEVLKSQGGDGYYGRECDWWSVGVFIFEMLVGDTPFYADSLVGTYSKIMDHKNSLNFPDDVEISKDAKNLICAFLTDREVRLGRNGVEEIKRHPFFKNDQWNFDSIRNTAAPVVPELSSDIDTSNFDEIEDDKGDVETFPTPKAFVGNQLPFVGFTYFKEDQLLSGVNNSTVVTVNSTALKGESAKLQKKLHQLEEQLNNEMQTKDELEHKCRTSTSRLEKISKELDEETSSRKALESSLRQLEREKALLQHKTVESHRKAESEADRKRCLENEVNSLRDQLDDMKKRNQNSHISNEKNIHLQRQLDEANALLRAEQEAATRLRKAQTEAGKQLQALEAGGRELQDKCCLLERSKLTLEKECIGLQAALEAERREHSQGSETIADMQGRISGLEDEVRQVRQALSKAETEKRLLQEKLTDLEKEKSSKEIDMTYKLKVLQQGLEQEEASHKATKARLADKSKIESIEGAKSEAMKDMEQKLQEERASKLRVENRMLELEKHSSMLDCDYKQSLQKLDELRRHKERLTEEVKNLTLKIEQETQKRSLTQNDLKAQNQQLNTLRTSEKQLKQEANHLLEIKRSLEKQNQELRKERQDSDGQMKELQDQLEAEQYFSTLYKTQVRELKEECEEKSKLYKDMQQSLQELQEERDSLAAQLEITLTKADSEQLARSIAEEQYSDLEKEKIMKELELKEMMARHKQELVEKDITIGSLEEANRTLTSDVANLANEKEELNNKLKETLEELQTSKDDEQQMSQMKLTFEKQLQSEKTLKTQAVNKLAEIMNRKEVRAAGSRRGNDTDVRRKEKENRKLQLELRSEKEKLNSTIIKYQREINDMQAQIADESQVRIELQMALDSKDSDIEQLHNLLSSANVSSLESASLSSGPDFDADDAYTEMRLAGWLSLPVRNNTKKFGWERKYVVVSSKKILFYNSEQDKELSNPYMVLDIDKLFHVRPVTQTDVYRADAKEIPRIFQILYANEGECKKEPEFPVELASGEKSSYICHKGHEFIPTLYHFPTNCEACTKPLWNMFKPPPALECRRCHIKCHKDHMDKKEEIIAPCRVNYDVSTAKNLLLLAVSQEEQQKWVGRLVKKIPKKPPAPEHFSRSSPRSSMKVQPSQSMRRPSRQLPPSKSSPPRSHTPRMRREDSKSGHRHKS, translated from the exons GATTCTATCAATGCCTTCGTTCTAGATCTAGACTACCCTGCCCTACggaaaaacaaaaatgtagaaaCCTTTTTAAACAGAT ATGAGAAGGTGATGGGGCACCTACGGGACTTTCAGATGAAGTCTGAGGACTTTGACAGGGTGAAGGTGATCGGCAGAGGGGCGTTTGGGGAGGTTCAGCTG GTTCGACACAAAGCCTCTCAGAAAGTGTACGCCATGAAGCTGCTGAGCAAGTTTGAGATGATAAAACGCTCAGACTCTGCCTTTTTCTGGGAGGAGAGGGATATTATGGCCTTCGCCAACAGTCCCTGGGTCGTACAA TTGTGCTGTGCCTTCCAAGATGACCGTTACCTCTACATGGTGATGGAGTACATGCCTGGAGGGGACCTGGTGAACCTCACCAGTACCTACGATGTGCCTGAGAAGTGGGCCCGGTTCTACACGGCCGAGGTGGTCATGGCACTGGATGCCATCCACTCCCTGGGTTTCATCCACCGCGACGTCAAGCCTGACAACATGCTCCTGGACCGCCACGGACACCTCAAACTGGCCGACTTCGGAACCTGCATGAAGATGGACTCT ACTGGGATGGTGCACTGTGACACAGCGGTTGGCACTCCAGACTACATCTCTCCAGAGGTTCTAAAGTCGCAGGGTGGAGATGGTTACTACGGACGGGAATGTGACTGGTGGTCTGTAGGGGTCTTCATCTTCGAGATGCTAGTCG GTGACACACCATTCTATGCCGACTCCCTTGTTGGAACATACAGTAAGATCATGGATCACAAGAATTCCCTCAACTTTCCAGATGACGTAGAGATCTCCAAAGATGCCAAAAACCTCATCTGTGCCTTCCTGACAGACAG GGAGGTGCGACTGGGCCGCAACGGGGTGGAGGAGATCAAACGACACCCCTTTTTCAAGAATGACCAATGGAACTTCGACAGCATCAGAAACA CGGCGGCTCCTGTGGTTCCAGAGTTGAGCAGTGACATTGACACTAGCAACTTTGATGAGATAGAAGATGACAAGGGTGACGTGGAGACCTTTCCTACTCCTAAGGCTTTTGTGGGAAACCAGCTTCCTTTCGTCGGCTTCACATACTTCAAGGAAGACCA GTTACTAAGCGGTGTGAATAACTCTACAGTTGTGACCGTGAACTCAACAGCCTTGAAAGGAGAG TCGGCCAAGCTACAGAAGAAACTCCACCAGCTGGAAGAGCAGCTCAATAATGAGATGCAGACCAAAGATGAGCTGGAACACAAGTGCAG AACTTCCACCAGTCGTCTAGAGAAAATCTCCAAAGAACTTGATGAAGAG ACGAGTAGTAGAAAGGCTCTGGAGTCGAGTCTgaggcagctggagagagagaaggctctACTGCAGCACAAGACTGTGGAGAGCCACCGCAAGGCCGAAAGCGAGGCCGACCGGAAACGCTGCCTGGAGAACGAGG TCAACAGCCTCCGAGACCAGCTGGACGATATGAAGAAAAGAAATCAGAACTCGCACATATCCAACGAGAAGAACATTCACTTACAAAGACAG CTGGACGAGGCCAATGCTCTATTGCGTGCGGAGCAGGAGGCGGCTACACGGCTGAGGAAGGCCCAGACGGAGGCAGGCAAGCAGCTGCAGGCTCTGGAGGCCGGgggcagagagctgcaggacAAGTGCTGCCTGCTGGAGCGCTCCAAGCTCACTCTGGAGAAAGAGTGTATCGGGCTGCAGGCAGCACtggaggctgagaggagagagcacAGCCAGGGCTCAGAGACCATCGCAGACATGCAGG ggCGAATCTCAGGGCTGGAGGATGAGGTTCGGCAGGTGAGACAAGCCCTATccaaagcagagacagagaagagactaCTACAGGAGAAACTCACCGACCTGGAGAAG GAGAAGAGCAGCAAGGAGATAGACATGACGTACAAGCTGAAGGTGTTGCAGCAGGGGCTGGAGCAGGAGGAGGCGTCGCACAAAGCCACCAAGGCACGGCTCGCAGACAAGAGCAAGATTGAGTCGATCGAGGGCGCCAAGTCTGAGGCCATGAAGG ACATGGAGCAGAAGCTGCAGGAGGAGAGGGCATCCAAGCTGCGTGTGGAGAACAGGATGTTGGAGCTGGAGAAACACAGCAGCATGCTGGATTGTGACTATAAGCAGTCCCTACagaaactggatgagctccgcaGGCACAAGGAGAGGCTCACCGAGGAGGTGAAGAACCTAACTTTGAAGATCGAGCAGGAGACCCAGAAGCGCAGTCTGACCCAGAATGACCTGAAGGCCCAGAACCAGCAGCTCAACACCCTGAGGACCTCTGAGAAGCAGCTGAAACAGGAGGCTAACCACCTGCTGGAAATCAAACGCAGCCTGGAGAAACAAAACCAGGAGCTACGCAA AGAAAGGCAGGACTCGGACGGCCAAATGAAGGAACTTCAGGACCAGCTAGAGGCTGAGCAGTATTTTTCG ACGCTGTATAAGACCCAGGTGCGGGAGTTGAAGGAGGAATGTGAAGAGAAGAGCAAGCTCTACAAGGACATGCAGCAATCCCTTCAGGAGTTACAAGAGGAGAG GGACTCCCTGGCGGCGCAGCTGGAGATCACGCTGACCAAGGCGGACTCGGAGCAGCTGGCTCGCTCCATCGCTGAGGAGCAGTACTCCGACCTGGAGAAGGAGAAAATCATGAAGGAGCTGGAGCTCAAAGAGATGATGGCTCGGCACAAGCAGGAGCTGGTCGAGAAGGACATTACCATTGGCTCG CTGGAGGAGGCCAACCGAACCCTCACTAGCGATGTGGCCAACTTAGCCAATGAGAAAGAGGAGCTCAACAACAAACTCAAGGAGACACTTGAAG AGCTGCAGACGTCCAAGGATGATGAGCAGCAGATGAGCCAGATGAAGCTCACGTTTGAGAAGCAGCTCCAGTCAGAGAAAACACTAAAGACCCAG GCTGTGAACAAGCTGGCGGAGATCATGAACAGGAAGGAGGTACGTGCAGCAGGCAGTCGGCGCGGTAATGACACTGATGTGCgcaggaaggagaaggagaacagGAAGTTGCAGCTGGAGCTGAGGTCAGAGAAGGAGAAACTCAACTCCACCATCATCAAGTACCAAAGAGAGATCAACGACATGCAAGCG CAAATAGCAGATGAGAGTCAGGTACGCATCGAGCTGCAGATGGCCCTGGACAGTAAGGACAGTGACATTGAGCAGCTACATAACCTCCTCAGCTCCGCCAACGTCTCCTCCCTAGAATCAGCCAGCCTCAGCAGTGGACCAGACTTTGACGCGGATGACGCCTACACAG aAATGAGACTAGCGGGATGGCTCTCGCTGCCTGTGAGGAACAACACCAAGAAGTTTGGATGGGAGAGAAAG TATGTGGTTGTGAGCAGCAAGAAGATTCTGTTCTATAACAGTGAACAGGACAAAGAGCTATCCAACCCCTACATGGTGCTGGATATTGA TAAACTCTTCCATGTGCGGCCTGTCACTCAAACAGACGTTTACCGTGCTGATGCCAAAGAGATCCCCAGGATATTCCAG ATTCTGTATGCCAATGAGGGAGAGTGTAAGAAGGAGCCAGAGTTCCCAGTGGAGCTGGCCAGTGGAGAGAAGTCCAGCTACATCTGCCACAAGGGCCACGAGTTCATCCCTACGCTCTACCACTTCCCCACCAACTGTGAGGCGTGCACCAAGCCCCTGTGGAACATGTTTAAGCCTCCGCCCGCCCTGGAGTGCAGGCGCTGCCACATCAAGTGCCACAAAGACCACATGGACAAGAAGGAGGAGATCATCGCGCCCTGCAGAG TGAACTATGACGTGTCCACGGCCAAGAACCTGCTGCTGCTGGCCGTGTCTCAGGAGGAACAACAGAAGTGGGTGGGACGTCTGGTCAAGAAGATCCCCAAGAAGCCCCCGGCCCCCGAGCACTTTTCCCGCTCCTCGCCCCGTTCCTCCATGAAGGTCCAGCCCAGCCAGTCCATGAGGCGGCCCAGCAGACAGCTGCCCCCCAGCAAGAGCAG TCCTCCTAGATCACACACCCCCAGGATGCGACGAGAAGACTCCAAAAGTGGCCATCGACACAAATCATGA